actactgtttccgatgttgatgcaaacagttcttgacagtggaggaggaatttgctcACGGGAActtccgagttggtggcgggctttttggcacgtttgtacaagcccgccatccgggacggggccgatgaagagagcaggttctccacttccaacctttggtgggctgactcggcgctcctcagagacttgtgatatgcaattcttgatatcgcatattgctcccaagtctccggtgtttggctcgttttggcactacgcagtttttggagcatttgacccctcagctctcgatggtaggagctgaaccacggggtcttgagtcctcctctcctcctctgcacggaggaggactctttaaatgcttgcgaaatgccttgggccactgcagctggattgctcacaaccccggtgttgatggatagctgcagggcctcaagttgagccgcgcacttctgcacattgaccacgcacctcccatttcgagtcacgcccagatgatggaaatttctgggcatcttgaaggtgactgaaatcgggaggtgatcagacacggccagtggatggacgaaactggccggagatggaatattttctgatatgaaaatgtggtcaagtacagaggcgccccgggagtaggtgtgtgttgggactcccgggtcggagggcagagtgattctccattggctcaggatctggacGAGCCAcgacggatgttgaagtcaccaccaatgatgactttctccggattcttcaccttctgaaggatgaaTGTGAGGTCCAAGACAAAATCATCatccgtggttggctgatagtaaacgccaatgatgatgaagccttgggcatccacggctatgtgatgaggagaggacgTGAGAAGGGTAGGCTCAAAGTGTTTGGTAATATAAAGCTCCAACAcaccgctgggccgaccacgctcagcgggcttcctggcatgaactacaaagctctgtttgccaggaaagcaactctcgtgtttctcctcggtgacccacgtctcggaTAAGAAGGTAAGGGCttgtcctcggatcttgttgagacactGCCGCCGATGCTGATTCCTTGTCATACCAAGTTGTTCAATgcgacctagaaaagagagatcactatggccattgaggggggAAAGGGAAgagatgattgggaagaggaagagggttcgagggctagaagctcacgtcttgaaaaagacgtgggccgGGGAATATGGGAAGAgaaaggattggaaggggaggtgcattgaacggggcatatcacagattcatggggggccATTGTTCGTGGGCCTGGCCCGGCTTACTGGTATCACAGTTGGTACTATTTTATCGACTTTAAACAATCAAAAACGAGATTCTTGTCAGAGGAGTAAAAAACGCAtgtccgccattcgaggcgtcagctaataaaaaaaggaggaaTTAAACATTAGAATGGTTtagtttattgtttattttccatttctgGATATTTCATACATTGCACACCCAGTTTGATGACAACATATCACCAGAgaaggtgatgaaaatgacaaacgCAATTATCTATCTGAAAACCAAGGTTTTGACAGAACTCAACCGTTTTTTACCTGTAGGGAATgtgcacattgccctttcgttgtctgACCTCTGACACTGTCCACCCCCgtgtctagagaactccttcCACTGTGTCAATGgtccaagtttgaaattgcaatttgtcaccaaaaatgatcattacaatttcaattcatggatAATAATTATGTTTGGTGATTTCCGATCTCTTAATATTTGTTTCATCAGCATGTCAAACTCCGAGTCCGCAAAAGCAATATTAAGAACAGTtggataaatgaaaaaaataaggttaaaaaaaacatgccagaCCAAGTAGAGAAGAGATATTTCTGCAGAATATGGTGACATGAGAAGCACCCTGTGCTGATCATTGAATTGGATGTGGGTTTAAGCCGATCAATGTTTCCATTCTGTACCTAAAGTGAACAACTTTTCTGTCCAGCGGAGTAAAATGCATGGTCCTTTGTCAGGTTAGTCCAGgccttgatttgaattttttattCACAAGTACGTCGGCTGTTTTATTCAAGGCAGAGTTGGTTAGTACTACCATCCCGTTTAGAAGATCCCTTATTTCTGCAAGTCGCGACGATGATTTATTGGTTCCTGATGgtgtgagagagaaaatgaaccCAGGTATCCTTGGCGAGAAACATTTGCGTTTGGCTATTATCAATGTCCTCGTTTTTACCATTAAGGAGGTTAAACCCGAATTCTATCAGCAAGTAAGTTTTACCccaattcaaactcaaattaTCAGGTAAGTTTACAACTGAAAAGTAATTTAGATGGCCAAAGTCCAAGAATGAGTTGCTAAAGGACAGCTCTCACAGCGACTTTTGAAGCGTCGCAAACAATCCTGGTTTCAGTGTCTCGGAGAGGGAAGCATCCTTTAACTTAACTTGCTGAAACATTTATCTGTATTTTCTTCGCATATcttgggaccctggattcagaggcgcgcgaggtttgacaagtggctcgAATTAAAATATGTAAACAatcagtagaactaaaaagtttccaaacagattttgaactgatgcaCTCTACAGGAAAGAGTTCTATTGAGACAAGGatgattgaatattttcttcaagaacactgccaaattttacttgaagacaagctgattcatggatttggcattttagattgttactactattttgttactttctaaatccttcctgagcccattttttcatccctttatactttacaatgtaataTGTTGAACACGGaagtactttcttttttgtcgtgctttagtccaacttgagactggTAGCATATGAAAGATCAGTATGTCAAggacattttattgagaaataccacactaattcaattctaatgaGAAAATACACTCTTAACCatgtggaatgagttggttgaatccatggtggatcaagtttgtcataaatcattcaaagctttaccttagtatgcaatgcaaacgtgtgacctctttttagaagtGATTGACTCcctatagggctagtcaagtaaacgcgttcatggacaactgactTTATTCCaaggagtaaaatcaaagacaacatgcccaaccaaaccgcactgtgcatgcattgaattttgacattttttccattttacatgcttgtctaggcaattagcattgtggtattgagccaatttgatagtgcgttcactgattaacaccaaagaGGCTCATTtggtagggttttgtaacataactcgctcaaaatcactggattattcaaaattcaatgggtggatggtgcgagttgactgtgatgtttgtcttagttctctcttcccaaaatgcccaaaatcagggtgccggaccacatttttccttgaatttcctttacttgacatcccctattgaaaaggtttccaaacaaagcccatgttcgttgacaattggcagccaatgaGATCGGTCGAATTTAATGGCGTACACTCAACCTCGCAAAAGCATCAATACGCATATCAGGCCGGAATCTCGCAGTGTGACCATCTGATTCAAGGCCAGCATTTTCTCTATGGGCccttgaatgaatggatggtaAACGTTTACAATACAGAGGAACCTGCGAAGTTGTTTGGAAGTTTCGAGTCGTGGAATATCTTTTATGCCTTTGACTTTTGGGTCCAATCTGATATCCGAGGAAACTCACCGTGCTGCTTGTAAAGATagatctttttttgcatttcaacaTGACCAAATCTCTCAAGGCGAGTAAAACTAGTGTAAGATGTTCAAAATGTTCAGCTAAAGAATATTTTGAGAGACTCAGAATTCCTTAACTTGGACCAGTAGTAGCCTATAGAGCCAGGTAAAATCAATGTCCAAACCCTGTTATGACGGTTACACCTTCATAAAGAGgttcttttcacttttatatATGTATGTCCAATTCATTTGCGGATGAGCCAATCAGATGATGTCGCCTAGTTAGGGCTGGATGACTTCTGCAATGGGaaggaaatcaaaatgaagggtGCACCGAAATTTGGATACATATAATGGTAACATCATTATTTATTAAGCCTCAAACTGCCGATCTTGAGCTTGGAACGTTTGGTCCTCAAATCAAGTGACCACGAATCATGTTTTACATTTAGATAGTGGTGACAACTAACTAACCTCAGATTTGCTTGTTTGATACAACATTGTTGATCAGGTCAATGGTGATCAAATATATCCTAACGTTTGTTAAAACCAGACTAACTCCATCTTATTTACCAAAAGAAGCAGGTGAATACGGGCTGGGTCTTTGCTTGACCAATTGCAACATCAAACCAACTGAATTTTCATTTGTGTTTTTAGTCTTTATCAAGCATTTTGTTAAGGTGATGATTCTAGAACATCATGAAACTTTTGTTGTActtccaaatacaaaaaaaaatcatggaatGTTTCCCATGgattgctatttttttttgttttgaacgaACCCAACAAACACttgggggaaaatggtgtggctAAACTTATGCAAGAAATATTATGCCAGGGCAAATTTAATCAATTTATGCAAGATTAGCagtaatgtgcaccaacaatgacgctgcaacgtggctttggttcaatgcttggtttgtttctggcaatccgACTTCAAgtatgaacaaaaaatccccACTTATCCAAGTTCTAGTTTTTGACTGTAATTGTCTGGGCCGGGATTCAACTCCGACACAGCAAATATAGAGGAATCTTGTTCATAATGCACCTATTTTCGACCATCAAATCAACCCGACCCCCTATCCAGGATGACCATCCTTCACGACTATTTGAGATGGTAACATCCCATTTTTTCAGTTATGAAGGAAAAGATTATCTGGTTTTGACTTGTCGCTTTTCTGGGTTTCCATTTAGCCAGAAGTTTaaatccaagcttctttgcggttttcaaatttcagcatCAGTTGGTGTTTTAACAACTTAACTGGGCGAGTCTGCGGTCATTCCTGAGgatgaggtaataattaatgttggctgcGACAACGAAGCGGGAATGCTCCTCCNNNNNNNNNNNNNNNNNNNNNNNNNNNNNNNNNNNNNNNNNNNNNNNNNNNNNNNNNNNNNNNNNNNNNNNNNNNNNNNNNNNNNNNNNNNNNNNNNNNNNNNNNNNNNNNNNNNNNNNNNNNNNNNNNNNNNNNNNNNNNNNNNNNNNNNNNNNNNNNNNNNNNNNNNNNNNNNNNNNNNNNNNNNNNNNNNNNNNNNNNNNNNNNNNNNNNNNNNNNNNNNNNNNNNNNNNNNNNNNNNNNNNNNNNNNNNNNNNNNNNNNNNNNNNNNNNNNNNNNNNNNNNNNNNNNNNNNNNNNNNNNNNNNNNNNNNNNNNNNNNNNNNNNNNNNNNNNNNNNNNNNNNNNNNNNNNNNNNNNNNNNNNNNNNNNNNNNNNNNNNNNNNNNNNNNNNNNNNNNNNNNNNNNNNNNNNNNNNNNNNNNNNNNNNNNNNNNNNNNNNNNNNNNNNNNNNNNNNNNNNNNNNNNNNNNNNNNNNNNNNNNNNNNNNNNNNNNNNNNNNNNNNNNNNNNNNNNNNNNNNNNNNNNNNNNNNNNNNNNNNNNNNNNNNNNNNNNNNNNNNNNNNNNNNNNNNNNNNNNNNNNNNNNNNNNNNNNNNGTTTGTGGGGGAGTTTTGTAGACATTTTGTTCTGGCAGTGatggttaatgatttttgaaagctgCACCACTATTCCACAtttacaaaatagaaaaagtccattcaaattaattcaccaAGATAGTAGGCAGTgcatgtcaaatttgatggatggagagTCAAACTTGGGTTACTTCACCTATCCTAATACTGGCCCAACATAGTTTTGATATCATTATACTCAATTCCTTCTCATATAACCAACCCAGACTAAAATAGGTTGCATGTCAGGCGGTGGTAAAAAAGCCCCATGATCTTCTTGACATTTCTCACAGTGTCAAGGATGGCTTTGATTAGTGCTCTGTATTTAGAATGGTACGACAGTGAGGTCAGTGCACCATAGCGgttgaagtttgaaccttcatttttgctccaaaacaaagagtttaaatgcgtcctAGAGCCAAACTAAACATATCTTTGTGCTGTAAGGGGTAgtcaaagtacgtttaagggtacctgaagggtagctaaagccgtgTATAATTCCTAgaaccaaatatttttatcttaatgagtttggtttggatatggGACGCATTTGAACGGATTGTTTTGGAGCaggattgaaggttcaaaattcaactgcTATGGTACGCTGAGCTCaatgtcgtactcttctaaatacagagcCATAGCATTTGATGAGTCCGTTCAACGCAACACTGCCCATcgaaaatcacgcaactaaagtaccaaaatcggactctgaatGTCCGTTTGACCCATCATCAGAcggcaggccgagcgagagacCTGGCATCTGCCTTCACAACAAACAAGCACTATCTCAAGAGGTAAGGAAAAATAGCAGGAGAGAGGTAATGAAAGGGAAATTCTGCATATTAGAGGACCAGAATTTTATCTTTTACGCGCCACCGATATGTACTCGGGTATATGGGTTCAAGTGGCAACGCATATCTTACAATTAAGATGATTTTGCCGATGTCTTCATAGAAATTTTGGCATCAAGGATGTGTTATTCATAACTTTATTGTGCACAATTTGTCCCTTCAATTGGAGGAGTAGGTAAGGAATCGCTTTGGAGCCGTCGTCTTGGAGGTTTTGATatcctgaaaatgcaaaagaaactCTTTGCTTCATGGTCCAAACGCAGGATAAGAGTTGTCATTACACTATGCATGCATTATGTCAATGatccaagtttgaaattgcaaatgttCACCAAAAATAATTATGTTTGGTGATTTCCGATCTCTTAATATTTGTTTCATCAGCATGTCAAACTCCGAGTCCGCAAAAGCNNNNNNNNNNNNNNNNNNNNNNNNNNNNNNNNNNNNNNNNNNNNNNNNNNNTTGTACAACACCATTGAAAATGCTAAATGAGcttattttatcaaacaaaacttcataaacaacaaaacaatgagCACTTGGAAAGATTGGCATAggctgaagtttttttttattatttctatATTTGTGTAAAGCATAACAAATTTCTTAACGTACCGTAGTATGCCAAGacaatataaagcatctttgaagtttatttgcatccttatttgcatcctgggctatatttttggcatttttgatcttgaggtcctttttatgCTTAATTTTGAGCACCTTAGTTAGTATCTAATCAGTTGTCACTAATGAGCACAAAAATGTCTTATTTCTCATagctcaatttgaaaatgtattgtctaaagtggaacaaaaaattTTTTAATGGCTATATATCGTCTTTTTCTTAGTGCAGCAATTACAAAACAGGTCAAAATTCAGAGTTGTGATGAAATTGGCCCAAAAACGTCTTGAatggaacatcaaattaaGTGACATTCGAAAAATTTGATGACTTTTGCCTCTGTTCTGCTCCTCGTTTTCAGGTTGAAGCCCTGTAGTCTTTAACCTTTCAAAACAGCCATATTAGCCTATCCCTGGTTACGAAAAACTTCCTTAGTTATGTAAAGGCGGGGATAGAAAATCCACGTTGCAAGTACGTTGAGCTTGCAATATGTATTTTTCAGTTATTTTCCAATGTTAATTTTGTAAGAATCTAGTTCTTtcttaaaaattaaaaatttatgcatctttttcaagttatttttctcgTAAAAcacttgtttttggcaaaaaaatcagtaaaaggcaaaaaatcaGACTTCTTCAGTTCAGACCATCATAGGCACAATATGGCCTGGAGATTAACGAAATTTTTGCATTATAATCAGGAAAGCAAGATTATTAATTTCTGCTCCATATTATTTAACTGAAAATTGGTGGGTTAAATTTACGGTATTATTTTTATCAAGATCAAAGCGTTTTTGACTTACTTGACGGTATTTCGTATAAATGATTTTCAATCATGGAGCTGATATTGGTATAGCTTGGCGATTTGTGAGATGAACCAATTCCAACCTTCTGACAAATCActcttcaaaaaaagaattacGAACGTAAATTTAATGATTTCATGTGTCAGCTAATTTTCTCTGGGTTTGAAAACTTACATAGCAATCaccaaaaagaccaaaacaAAGCTGACTGGGACAAGTATCCAGGTAAACTTCAGCCATTGTGATAGTCCCATCATGTTGTTTGGCCAAGGAATGTTTTTCTCCAAAGAGCCGTAATCATTCTTGACTATAACATGCAACTTTGTCGTTTCGGGAGGAAAGTCTTTACGTAGAAATGGCATCATGATGGTCCATAAGGTGTTCCTCATTTTCAGATGCATTACCCAAAGGCTTAGCGGTGGGAAGCTCTTCGAAACTAAAACTAGAAACCAACATGTCTTGGCTGAGAAAGGGCAAGCCAACCTTTGACATATTTCTGTCGGTTTGCAGATGAACAAgtaagtatttttttttcaagtcatgtGTTTTTTGACTGTCAAAAGGTACGTTTGGGATCTTGACATGGGACGCATCCGAAAAATGGGGTACAAGTATGGTGTAGTCAAATGGTTTCAGGATATTCAACGTTTTCAtggcaaagaagaaaaatgaaaagtggcTTTTTATGGGAGCGAATCAAAGAACGTGGAACAAATTGTGCTTATGTGTGGGAATTAACCATTTAGTATctcttagggcggctttacacaaggatggaaaaccgagattgaattcgGTTCGAGGATTGAAATAGGACTAGTGGTTGAGGCGAGTTCggaaaaagacttgagtccagcagaggactccagtctttcaccgtactcaagtcgaacaaaaagactcatgcACCAAAAATTCGCGTTAACCTCAAACaacactagtcctacttcaatcctgaaaccgaattcaatctcggtttgccatcctagtgtaaaacCGCCCTTACTCTTTTTCATCCTGACACTCCGAATCAAAGCAAGTCAAAAGATGGATCTGGTCTGATCTTGGACCTGGATTGGCGAGAACggtgaatgaaatattttccaatccaATACTCGATTGACCAATTGAGTTCGAACTTGGTGGAAAATTGACCTCTTCGATGGCAATTCGATTCGACTCCATTCGATTCGAGGGTGTGAGAACATTACTTCTTTCATCCTTGTGGACGACGGTGCACAAAACATGCCTGTTTTCATCTTTGCGATCGACGATGTAACGAAAAACAGTGGTCACTTGGTACACATCTCCCCGTCTTTGACTCTGTCTTTTTAATGCCTTTAATTGACCGACATTggtttggccctcaaaaattAAGCCTTTTAACGGACTATCGGGACTTGATGTAAGTGCttggcaaataaacttttcttcttgattgtGAATCCATTTCTAAAAGTATGAAAGGTTCTTGTTTGAGACGTTGAATATAACTTGTGAAAGGCAGTTTCTTCTTGAGCAACAATGCTATGAATGATGATAGATATCATATTCGACAGACAAGGAGTGAATTTCTTTACCTTTGACCCCTCGGTTCTGGTTATGTTAGGAGGTGTAAGATTTTCGATTTGAGCTCTTTGCTTCGTCTTGGACTTCTTTTtcatcgtcttcgtcgtcgtcgtcgtggaagtttttgttgttgttgtggtcgCTGTTTCTGCTTGTGGTGATACGGAGGTTGCGCCCAAAAGACGTGATCGGATGTCTCCTGAGAGCTTTGTTCCATCCGTGACAAGGTACTCACGAACACCATTTCGAATTTGTTCACCTACGcaaacaaaatgaagttcATCCCCTTCCTTGATGTTTGGGACTTGGAATGGACCCTCAAATACAATTGTCCGCTCGGCAAATGCCGTTTTGAACTCGTGTTTTGTGGGCTTCAAAGTCGTCACGGGTTCACTCCCGTTTTGTAACGGACTCAAAACGGCTGAGATCGCGGCCTTGGGATATCCACCTTTGGCTATACATTTGATCAATCCTTTGGAGTGCTAAAATTATCAAAACACTAGGATGCATGGTCTAGGTTTTTGCCTTAAAGTTActttttttgtaacacaacaATTAACTCCATTCAGCTGAACTGAATGGATAAGTAATCAGTGGGCACCTGGGTAACATTGGAAGAAGTTCGAACATCAGTTAAAGGTAAGGGTGGATTTCTTTACGGTCTTGAGGTGAAATTGATCCATCTTCATATGTAGGTAATTCTTTCGAAGAGAGGGGTTTTGGGAGGGAATGGGTGGGCTGTACCAGACAATACTAACAGAACAGAAATGAGATTGACTGAAGTCCAGAAACATGAAACATGACGCACAAGTGTTCATTTATGAGATTACTTGAACCTTTGGATTTCTTTACGGTCTTGAGGTGAAATTGATCCATCTTCATATGTAGGTAATTCTTTCGAAGAGAGGGGTTTTGGGAGGGAATGGGTGGGCTGTACCAGACAATACTAACAGAACAGAAATGAGATTGACTGAAGTCCAGAAACATGAAACATGACGCACAAGTGTTCATTNNNNNNNNNNNNNNNNNNNNNNNNNNNNNNNNNNNNNNNNNNNNNNNNNNNGTCTGCTACAACACATTGAAAATGCTAAATGAGcttattttatcaaacaaaacttcataaacaacaaaacaatgagCACTTGGAAAGATTGGCATAggctgaagtttttttttatatttctatATTTGTGTAAAGCATAACAAATTTCTTAACGTACCGTAGTATGCCAAGacaatataaagcatctttgaagtttatttgcatccttatttgcatcccTGGGctattttttggcatttttgcatcttgaggtcctttttatgCTTAATTTTGAGCACCTTAGTTAGTATCTAATCAGTTGTCACTAATGAGCACAAAAATGTCTTATTTCTCATagctcaatttgaaaatgtattgtctaaagtggaacaaaaaattTTTTAATGGCTATATATCGTCTTTTTCTTAGTGCAGCAATTACAAAACAGGTCAAAATTCAGAGTTGTGATGAAATTGGCCCAAAAAACGTCTTGAATGGAACATCAAATAAGTGACATTCGAAAAAATTGATGACTTTTGCCTCTGTTCTGCTCCTCGTTTTCAGGTTGGAGCCCTGTAGTCTTTAACCTTTCAAAACAGCCATATTAGCCTATCCTGGTTACGAAAAACTTCCTTAGTTATGTAAAGGCGGGGATAGAAAATCCACGTTGCAAGTACGTTGAGCTTGCAATATGTATTTTTCAGTTATTTTCAATGTTAATTTTGTAAGAATCTAGTTCTTtcttaaaaattaaaaatttatgcatctttttcaagttatttttctcgTAAAAcacttgtttttggcaaaaaaatcagtaaaaggcaaaaaatcaGACTTCTTCAGTTCAGACCATCATAGGCACAATATGGCCTGGAGATTAACGAAATTTTTGCATTATAATCAGGAAAGCAAGATTATTAATTTTCTGCTCCATATTTTTCTAACTGAAAATTGGTGGGTTAAATTTACGGTATTATTTTTATCAAGATCAAAGCGTTTTTGACTTACTTGACGGTATTCGTATAAATGATTTTCAATCATGGAGCTGATATTGGTATAGCTTGGCGATTTGTGAGATGAACCAATTCCAACCTTCTGACAAATCACtcttcaaaaaagaattaCGAACGTAAATTTAATGATTCCATGTGTCAGCTAATTTTCTCTGGGTTTGAAAACTTACATAGCAATCaccaaaaaagaccaaaacaaAGCTGACTGGGACAGTATCCAGGTAAACTTCAGCCATTGTGATAGTCCCATCATGTTGTTTGGCCAAGGAATGTTTTTCTCCAAAGAGCCGTAATCATTCTTGACTATAACATGCAACTTTGTCGTTTCGGGAGGAAAGTCTTTACGTAGAAATGGCATCATGATGGTCCATAGGTGTTCCTCATTTTCAGATGCATTACCCAAAGGCTTAGCGGTGGGAAACTCTTCGAAACTAAAACTAGAAACCAACATGTCTTGGCTGAGAAAGGGCAAGCCAACCTTTGACATATTTCTGTCGGGCAGATGAACAAgtaagtatttttttttcaagtcatgtGTTTTTTGACTGTCAAAAGGTACGTTTGGGATCTTGACATGGGACGCATCCGAAAAATGGGGTACAAGTATGGTGTAGTCAAATGGTTTCAGGATATTCAACGTTTTCAtggcaaagaagaaaaatgaaaagtggcTTTTTATGGGAGCGAATCAAAGAACGTGGAACAAATTGTGCTTATGTGTGGGAATTAACCATTTAGTATctcttagggcggctttacacaaggatggaaaaccgagattgaattcgGTTCGAGGATTGAAATAGGACTAGTGGTTGAGGCGAGTTCGGGAAAGAgcttgagtccagcagaggactccagtctttcaccgtactcaagtcgaacaaaaagactcatgcACCAAAAattcgccccaacactagtcctacttcaatcctgaaaccgaattcaatctcggtttgccatcctagtgtaaaacGCGCCCTTACTCTTTTTCATCCTGACACTCCGAATCAAAGCAAGTCAAAAGATGGATCTGGTCTGATCTTGGACCTGGATTGGCGAGA
This DNA window, taken from Tigriopus californicus strain San Diego chromosome 9, Tcal_SD_v2.1, whole genome shotgun sequence, encodes the following:
- the LOC131887427 gene encoding uncharacterized protein LOC131887427, which gives rise to MKKKSKTKQRAQIENLTPPNITRTEGSKKWIHNQEEKFICQALTSSPDSPLKGLIFEGQTNVGQLKALKRQSQRRGDVYQVTTVFRYIVDRKDENRHVLCTVVHKDERSNVLTPSNRMESNRIAIEEVNFPPSSNSIGQSSIGLENISFTVLANPGPRSDQIHLLTCFDSECQDEKDFSFEELPTAKPLGNASENEEHLMDHHDAIST